A window of the Brassica napus cultivar Da-Ae chromosome C5, Da-Ae, whole genome shotgun sequence genome harbors these coding sequences:
- the LOC106446825 gene encoding uracil-DNA glycosylase, mitochondrial-like — MASPTSKTKTLMDYFQPPKRHKSSSSFPAVSAAGGSRGSDSAAKSPPRVTVADDSSGLTPDQISRSELNKSVARSKRNLALCSEKVAKAKGEGSCYVPLTELVVEESWLKALPGELDKPYAKTLSCFLEREIIIDGKAPPIYPPQHLVFNALNTTPFDRVKAVIIGQDPYHGPGQAMGLSFSVPEGEKLPSSLLNIFKELQKDVGCSIPRHGNLQKWAVQGVLLLNAVLTVRSKQPNSHAKKGWEQFTDAVIRSISQQKEGVVFLLWGKYAQEKSKLIDGSKHHILTAAHPSGLSAHRGFFNCRHFSRANQLLEQMGTPPIDWQL, encoded by the exons ATGGCTTCGCCGACATCtaaaactaaaaccctaatggATTATTTCCAACCTCCCAAACGCCacaaatcttcttcttcctttcccGCTGTTTCCGCCGCCGGTGGCTCCCGCGGTTCGGATTCTGCAGCAAAATCGCCGCCTCGCGTAACCGTCGCCGACGACTCGTCCGGCCTTACACCAGACCAAATCTCTCGCTCAGAGCTCAACAAATCCGTAGCCAGATCCAAGCGCAACCTCGCCCTCTGCTCCGAGAAGGTCGCAAAAGCTAAAG GTGAAGGAAGCTGCTACGTGCCATTGACCGAGCTCGTAGTTGAAGAATCATGGCTCAAAGCTCTCCCTGGAGAATTGGATAAGCCTTACGCCAAGACCCTTTCTTGTTTCCTTGAACGTGAGATCATCATTGACGGTAAAGCCCCTCCTATTTACCCGCCGCAGCATTTGGTTTTCAATGCTCTAAATACAACTCCTTTTGATCGTGTCAAGGCTGTTATTATCGGACAG gATCCTTACCATGGACCTGGTCAAGCTATGGGTTTGTCTTTCTCTGTCCCTGAAGGAGAGAAGCTTCCTTCTAgtcttttgaatatatttaagGAGCTTCAGAAAGATGTTGGCTGTTCTATCCCTCGTCATGGCAATCTACAGAAATGGGCTGTCCAG GGTGTTTTGCTGTTGAATGCTGTTCTCACAG TAAGGAGTAAGCAGCCTAATTCACATGCAAAGAAAGGATGGGAACAGTTCACCGATGCTGTTATTCGAAGTATCTCACAGCAGAAGGAAGGTGTTGTCTTTCTCCTCTGGGGAAAATACGCTCAAGAGAAGTCCAA GTTGATAGATGGGAGTAAACATCACATTCTCACAGCAGCTCATCCGTCTGGTTTGTCAGCGCATAGAGGCTTCTTCAATTGCAG GCATTTCTCTCGAGCGAACCAGCTACTTGAGCAAATGGGCACTCCCCCTATAGACTGGCAACTCTGA
- the LOC106446823 gene encoding protein S-acyltransferase 11: MEDSSQGSFVTTINEDYESICWGCGLNLVLPSYAPVFKCGWCGAITNQNPVRPETRSLGLRRIRDRCFVVILAVFMLFVICGGIWAAYPVVFSISLACGIFHSVIAVSLAISTLSTFMVVAFKCAGKPIDIVYGTHPGVGNGTLNNYTFCHTCSKPKSPRTHHCRTCGMCVLDMDHHCPFIGNCVGAGNHKNFVAFLISAIISTSYSSVMCVYSLIHILPSLENGAAYASSHANNSGSILRGVKSIVLAYISNAIFISVRGLVLLYLFVASVSVAIGLSVLLWQQLSYIYEGKTYLSHLSSQGSEEDGEKSCGNLLTFFGCPLLIERHLPTIRNLRKRHKT, from the exons atggaAGACTCTTCCCAG GGGAGTTTTGTTACAACCATAAACGAAGATTATGAATCAATCTGCTGGGGCTGTGGACTGAACCTAGTTCTTCCATCATACGCACCTGTTTTCAAGTGTGGCTGGTGTGGCGCAATCACGAATCAGAATCCAGTCAGACCTGAAACCAGAAGCCTTGGGCTAAGACGTATACGTGACCGGTGTTTTGTCGTTATTCTTGCTGTTTTCATGCTCTTTGTTATAT GTGGTGGGATTTGGGCAGCTTATCCGGTCGTGTTTTCCATCAGCTTGGCTTGCGGGATTTTCCATTCTGTTATAGCAGTGTCTCTGGCGATCTCAACGTTATCTACATTCATGGTTGTTGCTTTTAAATGCGCGGGGAAACCGATTGATATTGTTTATGGAACCCACCCTGGAGTAGGGAACGGCACACTCAACAACTATACCTTTTGTCACACCTGCTCCAAACCAAAGTCACCTAGAACCCATCACTGTCGCACGTGTGGCATGTGCGTCCTCGACATGGATCATCATTGCCCCTTT ATTGGTAACTGTGTTGGTGCGGGCAATCACAAAAACTTCGTCGCCTTTCTTATCTCGGCCATTATAAGCACAAGCTACTCTTCTGTTATGTGTGTGTACTCCCTGATTCATATCTTGCCATCCCTAGAAAATGGAGCAGCGTATGCATCATCACATGCTAATAATAGTGGATCGATTCTGAGAGGGGTGAAGAGTATCGTGCTTGCTTACATATCCAACGCTATCTTCATCTCTGTACGAGGCCTTGTTCTATTATACCTCTTTGTGGCGAGTGTTTCCGTGGCCATTGGGTTGAGTGTTTTGCTATGGCAGCAGCTTAGCTATATCTATGAAGGGAAGACTTACTTGAGCCATTTGAGTTCTCAAGGAAGCGAGGAAGATGGTGAAAAGAGCTGTGGGAATCTTTTGACGTTTTTTGGATGTCCACTTTTGATTGAGAGGCACTTGCCAACTATAAGGAACTTGAGGAAGAGACATAAGACAtga
- the LOC106446820 gene encoding LOW QUALITY PROTEIN: nucleolin 1 (The sequence of the model RefSeq protein was modified relative to this genomic sequence to represent the inferred CDS: inserted 2 bases in 1 codon) has product MVKYKKESVTKVEAAPASTKKPSKKSKRDAEVDLDIQNNPKKQKKELIQAEKKAPPPKKVETSNSSDSKKELKKDTDVEMAEAKQKSNAKQTQTNETPSTQARGGSNQLFAGNLSSKTKKSDLEKFFKGVGGEIKVVRLARGYAHVEFASVEAVQKALKLNGKPLLGRKIKLDDFNKNPAPRSSNADGNFQRGEGSQVKTILVKKNGKYVGEDEMKTALRDHFSACGEITRFAIPCDQDTGATKGMAFLGFINEDGFNKALELNGSELGGRNIVVTEASTRVQNGDRKSGRRQGRRRGRPLRQRRRDSFKKGPGKGNGETVEHPAKQVYRPSPAMVKSKRESITKAEAALDSKTKPSKKSKRDVEVDLDIPKDAKKQKKELIQAVEKAPPKKNNKKKKKKKKNANVEMAEAEQKPIAKQPKTLFAGRLPFHIEKSDLESFFKEVGEIKDVRLAKGIAHVEFASEEAAQKAMKLNGKPLLGRNILLDFANAKPAPRPRNLVKTIFVTGFNKSLSEDEMKTALRAHFSDCGEIKRISLPYYQETGDSKGVAYLDFSEDGFNKAMELNGSELGGRNIVVIEARPKEKNADRNSGDDSSKRGPGRGXTGDSFKRGPGRGNGETVEHPAKQM; this is encoded by the exons ATGGTCAAGTACAAGAAAGAATCGGTCACCAAA GTAGAAGCAGCACCTGCCTCAACGAAGAAGCCATCCAAGAAAA GTAAGAGAGATGCGGAAGTTGATCTGGACATCCAAAATAATCccaagaagcagaagaaagagTTGATTCAAGCTGAGAAAAAGGCACCACCACCAAAGAAGGTAGAGACCAGCAATAGTTCTGATTCTAAGAAAGAACTCAAGAAG gataCTGATGTTGAAATGGCAGAGGCAAAGCAgaaatcaaatgcaaaacaa ACGCAAACCAATGAGACACCAAGCACTCAGGCTCGAGGAGGATCAAATCAACTATTTGCTGGAAATCTTTCATCTAAAACTAAGAAATCTGACTT AGAGAAATTCTTCAAAGGAGTTGGTGGTGAAATCAAAGTTGTTAGACTTGCTAGGGGATACGCGCATGTTGAGTTTGCTTCCGTAGAAGCAGTTCAGAAG GCACTGAAACTGAATGGTAAACCATTACTAGGCCGCAAGATTAAGCTTGATGATTTTAACAAGAATCCTGCTCCACGAAGCAG CAATGCTGATGGTAACTTCCAGAGAGGAGAAGGAAGCCAAGTTAAAAcgattttggttaaaaaaaacggCAAGTATGTGGGTGAAGATGAA ATGAAAACTGCCTTGAGAGATCATTTTAGTGCTTGTGGAGAGATCACAAGGTTTGCTATTCCTTGTGATCAAGATACTGGCGCCACCAAGGG AATGGCTTTCCTAGGTTTTATCAACGAGGATGGATTCAACAAGGCGTTGGAACTAAACGGAAGTGAACTGGGAGGACGGAACATAGTGGTGACTGAAGCTAGCACAAGAGTACAGAACGGAGATCGAAAGAGTGGGCGTAGACAAGGACGTAGACGCGGACGTCCACTCAGACAACGTAGACGTGACAGCTTCAAAAAAGGACCTGGAAAAGGCAATGGTGAGACCGTAGAACACCCAGCAAAGCAAGTGTA TCGCCCA TCGCCAGCCATGGTCAAGTCTAAGAGAGAATCCATTACCAAA GCTGAAGCAGCACTTGACTCAAAGACGAAGCCGTCGAAGAAAA GTAAGAGAGATGTTGAAGTTGATTTGGACATCCCAAAGGATGccaagaagcagaagaaagagTTGATTCAAGCTGTGGAAAAGGCACCACcaaagaagaacaacaagaagaagaaaaagaagaagaag aaTGCTAATGTTGAAATGGCGGAGGCAGAGCAGAAACCAATTGCAAAACAA CCCAAGACGTTATTTGCTGGACGCCTTCCCTTTCACATTGAAAAATCTGACTT AGAGAGTTTCTTCAAAGAAGTTGGTGAAATCAAAGATGTTAGACTTGCTAAGGGAATCGCACATGTAGAGTTTGCTTCTGAAGAAGCAGCTCAGAAG GCAATGAAACTGAATGGTAAACCATTACTAGGCCGCAATATTCTGCTTGATTTTGCTAACGCGAAGCCTGCTCCACGTCCACGAAACCTAGTCAAAACGATTTTTGTTACAGGATTCAATAAGTCTCTGAGTGAAGATGAA ATGAAAACTGCCTTGAGAGCTCATTTTAGTGATTGTGGAGAGATCAAAAGGATTTCTCTTCCTTATTACCAAGAGACTGGTGATAGCAAGGG TGTGGCTTACCTAGATTTTAGTGAGGATGGATTCAACAAGGCAATGGAACTAAACGGAAGTGAACTAGGAGGACGGAACATAGTGGTGATTGAAGCTAgaccaaaagaaaagaatgcTGATCGAAATAGTGGTGATGACAGCTCCAAGAGAGGACCTGGACGTGG AACGGGTGACAGCTTCAAAAGAGGACCTGGACGAGGTAATGGTGAGACCGTAGAACACCCAGCAAAGCAAATGTAA